The proteins below come from a single Denticeps clupeoides chromosome 15, fDenClu1.1, whole genome shotgun sequence genomic window:
- the tmem255b gene encoding transmembrane protein 255B: protein MQPPQHQQPPVPPVQPPDSPDQYVKRRRTVLWCTIGLLALSVVILVVGLVSSTRTSNVPVAGFYPGIILSFGSFLGIVGINLVENRRPMLVAAIIFISLGVKACFFCAIVDGVIAADFIDWRPLMEGRCSYFVSGSGYGYDNYYTEVTCQSYNSNCNVRMKSNTCYCCDLYNCERPDYHEHYYQFTGVAGCWDVIHLHRLLWSCVVLNIIGLFLGIINAALLGAFKDLVQSDINQNPAVPQVPLSPSPAPPPHILYNPTQHMLSYSGFCPSGQTLPAYPNYPLPMQHLNSYSPPTPAQPSPEALGAPPEETQPPSQNPNLPAAPCTSQAEPSGYMLTPNAPTLYPQSFSAFEKPPPYAC from the exons ATGCAGCCGCCGCAGCACCAGCAGCCGCCCGTCCCCCCCGTCCAGCCGCCGGACTCCCCGG ACCAGTATGTGAAACGGCGCCGGACGGTACTGTGGTGCACCATCGGGCTGCTCGCCCTGTCCGTAGTGATCCTTGTCGTGGGGCTGGTGTCGTCCACGCGCACCAGCAACGTGCCTGTTGCTGGATTTTACCCAGGCATCATA CTGAGCTTTGGGTCATTCCTTGGCATTGTGGGAATTAACCTGGTGGAGAATCGCAGGCCAATG TTGGTGGCAGCCATCATCTTCATCAGTTTGGGGGTCAAGGCCTGCTTCTTCTGTGCCATTGTGGATGGTGTGATTGCGGCAGACTTCATT GACTGGAGACCATTGATGGAAGGCAGGTGCTCGTACTTTGTCAGTGGATCAGGCTATGGGTATGATAACTATTACACAGAG GTGACGTGTCAGTCTTACAACAGCAACTGCAACGTCCGCATGAAGAGCAACACCTGCTACTGCTGTGACCTGTATAACTGTGAGAG GCCTGACTACCATGAGCATTACTACCAGTTCACTGGGGTGGCCGGTTGTTGGGATGTGATCCACCTGCACCGGCTGCTGTGGTCGTGTGTGGTGCTTAACATCATCGGCCTTTTCCTGGGCATCATAAATGCAGCTCTGCTGGGAGCCTTTAAAGACCTGGTGCAATCAGACATAAACCAA AATCCTGCTGTTCCTCAGGTCCCTCTGTCTCCCAGTCCCGCACCCCCTCCTCATATACTGTACAACCCCACCCAGCACATGTTAAGCTACAGTGGCTTCTGCCCCTCTGGACAGACCCTACCCGCTTATCCGAACTACCCCCTGCCCATGCAG CACCTGAACAGCTATTCTCCCCCGaccccagcccagcccagccctgAGGCATTGGGAGCCCCCCCAGAGGAGACCCAGCCCCCCTCCCAGAACCCCAATCTGCCCGCAGCCCCCTGCACCTCCCAGGCGGAACCTTCTGGCTACATGTTAACACCCAACGCTCCAACACTTTACCCACAGTCTTTCAGTGCCTTTGAGAAGCCACCCCCCTATGCCTGCTGA
- the gas6 gene encoding growth arrest-specific protein 6 — protein MPPELLAPTLLLLLLVPLLASCSWGLSLSPEEANQFLRRHKRANQVFEETKQGHLERECVEERCTKEEAREVFENDPETDYFFPKYLSCVEKFGDSEKKRQDLITCVHNIPDQCSPSPCNPRGTVRCEDKKGNFQCHCFTGYTGPKCDKDINECIKRNGGCDHECNNTMGSYRCSCYHGYALADRHLCVDVDECVSEPGVCGTAVCSNLEGSYECLCEEGYLYDNQTKSCLDVDECELSVCEEECVNTPGSFRCFCDGRLGKKLAPDLRRCEPIEPAFSLDLRRNPRSLYLGRMFSGIPVVRLRFRRRIPTGFSAEFDLKTFDPEGVIFFAGGHLNSSWIVLGIHNGKLELQLKYGTVSRVTSSGPVVNDGLWHKISVEEQGRSLVIKIDREAVMKIAVNGDLFTLNKGLHELNLTVGGVPFKQDGLISKVNPRLDGCMREWRWLTGEDTSIQETVRNNQHMQCFSSEQSGAFYNASGFAFFNHSHGDSHVLNVQLTLRPASSVGVMFALVRQDNVPLSISLSDYHPGKREWQEYVLLSMGGVVVASVPAQLCDMETHLVNITVSENLTVLEVDGQVGQTETHETSQSLDLSAPYGTFIGGLPDVSVVSTPVSAFYAGCMEVAVNGQLLDLDEAQHKHNDIRSHSCPLLGAQ, from the exons ATGCCGCCGGAGTTGCTCGCCCcgaccctgctgctgctgctgctggtgccgCTGCTCGCCTCCTGCTCCTGGGGAC TGTCCTTGTCGCCGGAGGAGGCGAACCAGTTCCTGCGGAGGCACAAGCGAGCCAACCAAGTTTTCGAGGAGACCAAGCAGGGGCACCTGGAGCGGGAGTGCGTGGAGGAGAGATGCACCAAGGAGGAGGCGAGGGAGGTCTTCGAAAACGACCCCGAGACG GACTACTTCTTCCCAAAGTACCTGT CGTGCGTGGAGAAGTTCGGCGATTCGGAAAAGAAGAGGCAGGATCTCATCACCTGCGTCCACA ACATTCCAGACCAGTGCTCTCCCTCACCCTGCAACCCCAGAGGTACGGTGCGCTGTGAGGACAAAAAGGGCAATTTTCAGTGCCACTGCTTCACCGGATATACCGGCCCCAAATGTGACAAAG ATATCAACGAGTGCATCAAAAGGAATGGCGGCTGTGACCACGAATGCAACAACACCATGGGGAGCTACCGGTGTTCCTGTTACCATGGATACGCCCTTGCTGACCGCCacctgtgtgttg atgtggatgagtgtgtgtcagAGCCAGGCGTCTGTGGGACAGCTGTCTGCTCAAACCTAGAGGGCTCGTATGAGTGCCTATGTGAGGAGGGTTACCTATACGACAACCAAACCAAGAGCTGCCTTG ATGTGGACGAGTGCGAGCTGAGCGTGTGTGAGGAGGAGTGCGTGAACACGCCCGGAAGTTTCCGCTGCTTCTGCGACGGGCGGCTGGGGAAGAAACTGGCTCCGGACCTGAGGAGATGTGAG ccaATAGAGCCTGCTTTCTCACTCGACCTGAGGAGGAACCCTCGCTCTCTGTACTTGGGACGGATGTTCAGTGGTATTCCCGTGGTCCGGCTGCGCTTCAGGAGGAGGATCCCCACTGG TTTCAGTGCGGAGTTTGACCTGAAGACCTTTGACCCTGAGGGGGTCATCTTCTTTGCTGGGGGTCACCTTAACAGTTCCTGGATTGTGTTGGGCATACATAATGGGAAACTGGAACTTCAGCTGAAGTATGGGACTGTGAGCCGCGTCACGAGCAGTGGTCCAGTTGTTAACGATGGCCTGTGGCATAAG ATCTCTGTGGAAGAACAGGGCAGGAGTCTTGTGATTAAGATTGACAGGGAGGCAGTGATGAAGATTGCCGTGAATGGAGACCTTTTCACGCTGAACAAGGGCCTCCACGAGCTTAACCTCACCGTTGGTGGTGTGCCTTTCAAACAGGATGGTCTCATCAGCAAG GTGAACCCTCGGTTGGATGGCTGCATGCGTGAGTGGCGCTGGCTGACTGGAGAGGACACGTCCATCCAAGAGACGGTGCGCAACAACCAGCACATGCAGTGCTTTTCCAGTGAGCAGAGCGGAGCCTTCTATAATGCCAGCGGGTTTGCCTTTTTCAACCACAgccatg gtgACTCACATGTGTTGAATGTGCAGTTGACCCTGCGACCGGCCTCATCTGTGGGCGTAATGTTTGCACTTGTCCGTCAGGACAACGTCCCTCTTTCCATCTCCCTGTCTGACTATCACCCTgggaaaagagaatggcaggag TATGTACTGCTGTCCATGGGTGGCGTGGTTGTAGCCAGTGTTCCAGCACAACTATGTGACATGGAGACTCACCTGGTAAACATCACCGTGTCGGAAAACCTGACTGTGCTGGAGGTGGATGGGCAGGTGGGCCAGACTGAGACCCATGAGACCTCCCAGTCTCTAGATCTAAGCGCACCATATGGCACTTTCATCGGGGGTTTACCAG ATGTTTCTGTCGTCTCCACGCCAGTGTCAGCCTTTTATGCAGGCTGTATGGAGGTGGCTGTGAATGGTCAGCTTCTGGATCTCGACGAGGCACAGCACAAACACAACGACATCCGTTCACACTCCTGCCCCCTTCTGGGAGCACAGTAG